Genomic segment of Nothobranchius furzeri strain GRZ-AD chromosome 12, NfurGRZ-RIMD1, whole genome shotgun sequence:
acgttgagaaacaccctcagTCTAGACTGCagtctaaaggtcaaaggtcacagcagAAAACGGAACAAACGCTAGTCTGAAAGACTTCTGGGACAGATGAGACACATGTTATTCTTGTTACCATGACTACAGGATGTGCAAACCTGTGACAGCGGGACAGAGACGACTGGCTTCGCCACCTGAGGTGACCCCCCTCCGGGCCTCTGGCGCTGACCTGCGGAGGCAGGAGAGGCTGTGTTCGGGGGGGCGCTGGTTCCTGAATGCTTGCTCATGGGTAAAGTGTTTataaggctggtggtggtgggggtcttCTGGCTGCTTGGAGGAGTGTAGCTGCTCTGGGCGGACTTGGTGGCTCCTCCCCCTGAGAACGGCGGCCGGTAGCCTGCGGGGGTTTTGGGGGTGTACTGGTGTAGGGGGGTGGCTGCCTGGGAGCGAGGACTCTGTGAGGCGGAAGGCGAGGCGGCAGCGGTGGTGGCGACGATGGGGTTGAGTGTTCGGGGAGTGAGTTTGACGATGGGAGGGATGCTGCTGTGGGTGGACTTGGTGAGCGTGGCGTGCATGGGGGTGATGAAGTTCGACTGGGGCTGGGTCTGAACACCAGACAGggtctgaggggaggggaccgctTTGCTCTGTGGGGTCTGAGCCAGGCGGGAAGTCGGGAAGGTTTTAGGGATGACTACGGAGGTGGACGTGAGGGGGTGCGGTCGGGTCTGAGGTGACGTAATGACAAGTGCGTCGCCACTGCTAGCTTTGTTATTGCTGCCTTTGAGGAGCACAGAGGGGGAGGCGGAGGTCCCCATCTTTGATCCTGGAGCCATCAGAGGAGACGCAGTGGGTGGGGGGCGTGGTTTAGGTGAAGAAGCAGAGGCAGGTATGCTAGTTTTTACCACACCCACACTCAAAGGTCTCTGGGTGTTCAGAACAGGGTGTCTGTGTGTCTGCACCCCCCccttaacagcccccatcacctccGCCCGCACTGAGGTCAGAGGAGAGGACGTGCTGGGGGCGGAGCGGGACAGAGCGGGGGAAGAGGACAAAGAGGTAGAAATGTAGTGAGGTGTGTTGGAGGCGGGAGTGCCGACGGAGTTCTTCCTCTGCTGCTGGAGGAGAGGCGAGCCGTGCATGGTGGGGGTGGAGGTTTTGGGTTTTTCTGGGGAGGGGGGGCTGTCTCCCTGGGCCAGCCCCTTGGCGGCGTTGCCCAGGATGGCCAAGGCCTGAGAGATGGAGTCGAGGGAGGGAGCGTCGTCCAGAGAGTCCAGACATATGGGCTCCGACGGTGAGGGTGGCCGCTTGGTAACCTGAGCAGCAGGAGACGGCGTGAGACCCGCTGAGGGCACCGGCCGTGGAACCCAGGCCACCTCCTGGAAGAgcagatgaaacatcaacatgtGGACCAAGCGAAGCTTCCATCTCACAAACATCACTAGAGTTTTGCCTGATTCAACGCTGGTGCACTCTAGAGCTACTAGGCACGTCGACAATAACCGACCTTTGGTTTGGCCTTTGGTGTCgggatcatcttcttcttcactctgcagcaaaacaacaaaacaggaagtgagagcaGAGGGCAGGAGATGGGATCTCACTGGGCTGGGACTGCTGGCTACTGGTTTTCAGTATTCCAACTGGGTTCAGACCAGCGGTGACCAACGCCGCTCCTGAACATCGACTAGTCACCCATTATTAAATTATAGCTCGCCACAACAGCATGCAGCTGCCCACACCCCCACCACCCAGCCCCAGACTGGAGGGCAAGAaggcagtacccccccccccccccccccccccccgttgacCACAGCTGTGTTCAGCAGTCAGTTGTTAATAACGAGCTAAACGgcatcaaaataaaatctatCAGCATGGTTAACACGTGCTGCACCAGTAGACGACAGGACAGGCTTCCAGCTGCTAAAACACGCTGACGGCAGTGGTTAACGGCCACTTCTAGCGGATGAACCACCCACATCCTGGCAGACagagacctggggcctcatttaccaagctagcttacgcacaaaacggggtcggaaaactgcgtaaacaactttccacacaaactttgggatttatgaaagaaaacgtagcggaaaaatgtgcgcaactttaggttgactaaggacctcctggcttacacacatgttggacatggagagcacgtgcagtgctgctgctgagaaggataacatgaaatcctgcagcattatcacttgtaccgcttcatgttcacacacacacacacacgtgggagtgggtcgccctccaatcgctcccgttttcccaaatttccagaaaacccgatatcctcccactccaatcagaagagatccagtgatcatcaggccaaacatccacacgtcttcgacatcctcaatggacggctgagagaggcatacgatcttccactccctccaggaatcgagcacatatcccgctgcgtgtgtcccttttaaaaacccggttactacacctggggtaacccttttctgacccgaatgtttggtcgtgtaaacgcatatcgggatatccccatcaaagcgtgttctgcacatgctctgttcacaaggaatcttggtcttttgagtagcgagacgtcttgtatgcgccagaacaccggaagtaaacaacaagttgggagcaacatggcgagtcgcggcacagcaccacacttttggagtgaggaggaaactaaagcacaaacaaacgcggtcgctatctcttccgaactgggaatcatgttgttgttttcacggataccggaacaagaagaaccggaaatgacgcatattgcgtctggacgtagtccatacgtcctgacgctaccccaacgtccgcatttaaatcgggttatgcaagttagaggtaactctttctatctatgcttgtaaacgggttattctgatcaactcagaaacccgaatcccgaccttaacccgatcataacccggatattggctgcatgtaaacgtagtttgtgtgtgtcctgttactgtgacccgattgatcatgcgccctggctacctgtacaggggagatctccgtttggctgactggttagcgtgcgtgactttcaccccggagtctggggatcgaatcctgattggaccatttttaaatatccgccacagatctctctgaagaagtcagcattgacggcttcaacaacgctgtgccactccgtggattttctcttgtttgttttgcaaaagcacttcctttcatttctccacctcacccacaggtacctcaacttctgcttctgtgaaatattgcttgcttgatctgccttgatctatggtcgccatgtcattggtggagcgctgcaacagccggcttatgtatatgcatgaggtccacaaggcactttgcattgaccatttatggcagtaagtgggcgtggtgagggcgggatgtgactaaaaatcagctgagaaacattctcgttagtctccgatttatgaagcggagattgtgtgaagctgtgcgtactccatgtttgatagatcacacgcctgcttggcgtaagtactttgtttttgctgagctgagcttaagtacgttttagtaaggattctacgccatgtttgataaacgaGACCCTGGATAATGGCTGGAGACAGGGTTCTTACCCTCCAGCTGATGAGTTACCCGGATGTAAACAAAAACTTTGAATGAGTCTACACCCAGTCGGGCAGGGGCGTGCATGTTGTTGCCTTGGTAACAAAGTCTGACTGGAGCGCAACAGTAATGCTAACACTACTGTTCATGTTGGAGCTCACTATTGATGTTAGCAGCTCACTAGCTAACAGAGGATCCCCCCCTCTACGTACCGTCATGGATGGCAGGTTCTACCTGCTTCTCTAGAATTTTTATGAAGTTCTCCTAAACTCTCACTCTCCGTTGCCCGTGACACCCCGGCAGGCCCGCCAGCACGCATGTGCGGAAACGAAGGTTCAACGCGTAAATGATGATTATTACACTTGCCGATGAAGTCGTGACTAATCGACTCATCCTGGCAGCGCTAGCTGTGATTAATCAGGTCTCAGTGGGTCCGCTGGGTTTATGGGTCCAAACAAAAGCTGCAGAACCGGTTAGCATGTGGAAGGAAATGTGTGCCTTCAGCCACCTAACGGCTGTGTCCTTCTGAATCAGCTGGATGAGCATGAGGCTCTGAGGCCGACGCTAGGAGACGACAACCCTGTGAACGACTTAAGACGCTTAAACATCGTTCGTGAGCGGCGTCAACAGTCACAGCCCAGGCTGAAGTTGGTGATGTAAGAGGTCACATGACTCACGTGTAGCCTGTTAGATGACCGTGAACCATGGTGCTCTCTTTGAATAACATCCTGCAAACAAGAATCAAGCATGAACAGACGCCGCGCGTCCTGATGTCGACCTCTACACGACCTCCGCATGCTTCACACACCTGGCCTGCATCCAGCCCTTCGGCCACAGAGGTTTCACTTCGGTCTCCATGAAGGCTTTGAGGTAGTCCTCCAGAGACAGTGAGCTCTTGCCTTCCAGCTTGTAAAAGCTCAGCTTCACCTGCACCAGGTTACACAGCAGCAGCCTGGAGGAAGCACGCAGGTCATCAGCGGACGAGCCCGCACATCGAAGACACATCTGCAgaaaaacctccacctgctggcAAACCAACCTGAGTTTGTCATCCCAGATGAACTTCTTCCGAGGCCCCATTACCCTCTTCCCTGGTTTCTCCTCGTCCTCGTCTTCGGACCCGTttttgtctccctcctcagactgCTGCCTGTACAGGAAGAGCATCACATGACCAGCATACAGTGGCCAGGTTGTGTTTGCATGGCCTCTTCTAGAAGGCTGAAGTCACCGAGTGCATGGGCGGGTCTGAAGAGGGGCAGAGAAGTCCACGGTGTCCTCCCTAAGCGCCACGAGTTAGCAAACAAAGCAGGCGTGTGCGGTGTCGCTCTTGGAGACTCCGACATGAAGCACGCAGATTCCTACTCTCTCActgtttgctgaagtttgcactccccagggctttttgaccctaatggctatccATTGGTTAGGTCTTActcccaacacaaaaatactgcttgcttgcaacgatttaggcatctactgccccctatcgccaggaaagtgTACCTTTGAATGAAAAACATCGTGAATTGAACCGAAATCGCAATTTATCCTAGAAAAAAATCGCAATTCAATCCCGTcttaaaatcgttcagccctgaaGTGACATGACCAGCCGGCCAATCAGTGCATAGGTGGGTCAGATGTGCATTTCCCGTCTGAGGCCACTCTtcagactgattggccggctgcgGACCGCCTTTGTTTATCTTATTATGGAGGACACCGCAGACGTATTAAACTCCGCCCACAGACTCGGAGATTTCAGCATTCCCAAGAAGTCCCTCGGATTTCtgtgtgaacactacaccgcccgtaCCAGACTGAGCTCACGCCGTCCTGCCCCACTAAACCCAGACGGTAACGACGCTAGCGTGTAAAGACGCTAGCGTGTAAGCACCATAAATGGGCCACACGACTGGTTCCTTACTTACTTTGCCACTTTGGCGATGCAGTCCATGTTGTAGCGAGCGATCTGCTCCGGCATCACGCTGCACACCGCTAGCTTCAGCTTCAGCAGGGGTGTTCGAAGTCGGTCATCCTGGGAGACGGACAATGTCAGGCGGGACACACTAAGAGCAGCGAGCTAAAATAGTCGCACACAGATCACAGGACGAGCAAAGCACTAGTTAGAAACCCCCGCTTCACTTCACACTCCACTAAACTCCCTCTAGAGGCAACCAGAGCCCTCACACTGCAGACGTGAATGCCTTGCTTTGGCTGAACAGGGACCAGGCGGGCCCAGACGCGGCTCCACGCCTCACAGGACAGGCGTTTGCCCTCTAGAGGTCCAGCTGTGTAGACGAATCACTCACCTGTACGTTGAGGCTGAGCTTCTTAAGGCGTTTGAGCAGAGCCTCTTTATTGCAGGGCACAAAGGCCTCTAGGTGAGAGTAGACCGCTGAACGCACCTGCGCCGGCTGCTCCTGGACCTGCAGCTCGATGCTGTCGAACAGAGACAGATGGATGTTTACCGTTTCTGGTGGTTCAGTTGGGCTGAAGAGACAAACTAAGCAGGACTAACTCCAGCAGGATGTTGTTCATGTCCAGCGTGAAGAACTTCTTCCTGCCCTCCTCGTCAAACGACCGGGACGCCTGCGAGGGGAAAAGCAGGAACAGGGTTTAGGTGGCCGTTTGCTCCCGAGTGGATCCTGTGGAAGAGTAACGCTCGTACCGCACGCAGGTCTTCGATGCGTTTTGTTAGTGGGCCTGGTAGTCCACTTGGCAGGGGGGGAGGGGTCATCACGTTAGCCTGCAACATGCGGCCCCCGCCGCCAGCTTTTTGTCCCGCGCCAAACGAGCTGTTCTCCCCCTGGGCGGGACTGGCAGGCTGAGGCGAGTCCAGCATCGCAAAGTCCAGGTCGCCCATCATGTCCTGCAGCACGTCGTTATTGGCCGAGCTGAGCAGCGACAGCACGGCCTGGTCAGTGGTCACGTCCACCACGTTGGACTCGTTTCCAGCGGCCTTGGGGTGGGCGTTGATCAGTGAGCTGTTGGCGCTGGGCACTTTGGCGTTGAGTCGAGGCGGAGCGCCAGCGACAGCCAGGTTCTTCTTACGCATCTCCTCCTTCTCCCTGGTGAAGCGGCGCAGCATGTTGGCCAGGTGCAGGGAGTCCTTCATcagcttcttcctcttcttcttctctggtcGATGAACATTTAGAGGCGAAACTCTGCAGCAAGAAAAGACACGGACAGAATCAATCAGCTTTGACCTAACCGCATCCCTACCAAGACTGGGAGCTAAACCAGGGTCTCACTGGGCGGCCCGTTTCCACCGCCAGACCTGCGCGGCGAGCGCGTCTCCATTTCACCGAGCTGCCCCAAAAGGACCATCAGGAACCAGAACAGCACCTTAACATGAGTTTGTACTGAGAACGGCCCGATAAGAGTCGC
This window contains:
- the ubn2b gene encoding ubinuclein-2b isoform X2, with the protein product MAEPRKVPFVTISSFSTSPPNPELSKKRRREDEAVDISFGKDGGGCGAAVGSEGGGGLFGNTQGGDANAEEEKPTVRLSLTLSEPNERGSSEFSYCELLQTTTPQVPQVKLACPAVPKGLAPPLDPSDPFADDEKERREVEALARKFESKYGGGPKKKKKDRMQDLIDIGYGYDETDPFIDNSEAYDELVPASLTTKHGGFYINTGTLQFRAASDSEGENGAADDHHFKKVKDGEERVIKKRRKKQDGGILEDKKPRKNKVPKPGVSPLNVHRPEKKKRKKLMKDSLHLANMLRRFTREKEEMRKKNLAVAGAPPRLNAKVPSANSSLINAHPKAAGNESNVVDVTTDQAVLSLLSSANNDVLQDMMGDLDFAMLDSPQPASPAQGENSSFGAGQKAGGGGRMLQANVMTPPPLPSGLPGPLTKRIEDLRAASRSFDEEGRKKFFTLDMNNILLDIELQVQEQPAQVRSAVYSHLEAFVPCNKEALLKRLKKLSLNVQDDRLRTPLLKLKLAVCSVMPEQIARYNMDCIAKVAKQQSEEGDKNGSEDEDEEKPGKRVMGPRKKFIWDDKLRLLLCNLVQVKLSFYKLEGKSSLSLEDYLKAFMETEVKPLWPKGWMQARMLFKESTMVHGHLTGYTVKKKMIPTPKAKPKEVAWVPRPVPSAGLTPSPAAQVTKRPPSPSEPICLDSLDDAPSLDSISQALAILGNAAKGLAQGDSPPSPEKPKTSTPTMHGSPLLQQQRKNSVGTPASNTPHYISTSLSSSPALSRSAPSTSSPLTSVRAEVMGAVKGGVQTHRHPVLNTQRPLSVGVVKTSIPASASSPKPRPPPTASPLMAPGSKMGTSASPSVLLKGSNNKASSGDALVITSPQTRPHPLTSTSVVIPKTFPTSRLAQTPQSKAVPSPQTLSGVQTQPQSNFITPMHATLTKSTHSSIPPIVKLTPRTLNPIVATTAAASPSASQSPRSQAATPLHQYTPKTPAGYRPPFSGGGATKSAQSSYTPPSSQKTPTTTSLINTLPMSKHSGTSAPPNTASPASAGQRQRPGGGSPQVAKPVVSVPLSQVSTTGSSSLLSSAPSLPLGFGMLGGLVSLPFQFPPMLNLSQLGSGGSSPATSSSAASSSAAFSTLTQNVSQSQGGDAKRKTL
- the ubn2b gene encoding ubinuclein-2b isoform X1; the encoded protein is MAEPRKVPFVTISSFSTSPPNPELSKKRRREDEAVDISFGKDGGGCGAAVGSEGGGGLFGNTQGGDANAEEEKPTVRLSLTLSEPNERGSSEFSYCELLQTTTPQVPQVKLACPAVPKGLAPPLDPSDPFADDEKERREVEALARKFESKYGGGPKKKKKDRMQDLIDIGYGYDETDPFIDNSEAYDELVPASLTTKHGGFYINTGTLQFRAASDSEGENGAADDHHFKKVKDGEERVIKKRRKKQDGGILEDKKPRKNKVPKPGVSPLNVHRPEKKKRKKLMKDSLHLANMLRRFTREKEEMRKKNLAVAGAPPRLNAKVPSANSSLINAHPKAAGNESNVVDVTTDQAVLSLLSSANNDVLQDMMGDLDFAMLDSPQPASPAQGENSSFGAGQKAGGGGRMLQANVMTPPPLPSGLPGPLTKRIEDLRAASRSFDEEGRKKFFTLDMNNILLDIELQVQEQPAQVRSAVYSHLEAFVPCNKEALLKRLKKLSLNVQDDRLRTPLLKLKLAVCSVMPEQIARYNMDCIAKVAKQQSEEGDKNGSEDEDEEKPGKRVMGPRKKFIWDDKLRLLLCNLVQVKLSFYKLEGKSSLSLEDYLKAFMETEVKPLWPKGWMQARMLFKESTMVHGHLTGYTVKKKMIPTPKAKPKEVAWVPRPVPSAGLTPSPAAQVTKRPPSPSEPICLDSLDDAPSLDSISQALAILGNAAKGLAQGDSPPSPEKPKTSTPTMHGSPLLQQQRKNSVGTPASNTPHYISTSLSSSPALSRSAPSTSSPLTSVRAEVMGAVKGGVQTHRHPVLNTQRPLSVGVVKTSIPASASSPKPRPPPTASPLMAPGSKMGTSASPSVLLKGSNNKASSGDALVITSPQTRPHPLTSTSVVIPKTFPTSRLAQTPQSKAVPSPQTLSGVQTQPQSNFITPMHATLTKSTHSSIPPIVKLTPRTLNPIVATTAAASPSASQSPRSQAATPLHQYTPKTPAGYRPPFSGGGATKSAQSSYTPPSSQKTPTTTSLINTLPMSKHSGTSAPPNTASPASAGQRQRPGGGSPQVAKPVVSVPLSQVSTTGSSSLLSSAPSLPLGFGMLGGLVSLPFQFPPMLNLSQLGSGGSSPATSSSAASSSAAFSTLTQNLYKSLQSGSQVALPPHLQLAFSDVSQSQGGDAKRKTL